Proteins encoded together in one Bacteroides zoogleoformans window:
- a CDS encoding dipeptidyl-peptidase 3 family protein: MKEPIITLVTALSLLTACGGTPKTTAEAENFDYTVEQFADLQILRYRVPGFEGLSLNQKKLVYYLTEAALQGRDILFDQNGKYNLRIRRMLEAVYTGYKGDKNTSDFKAMEQYLKRVWFSNGIHHHYGCEKFVPGFTSDFFKQALLSVDASTLPLAEGQSVEQLCEEVFPVIFDPHIMQKRVNQAADEDLVLTSACNYYEGVTQQEAEDFYNALKNPKDETPVSYGLNSRLVKIDGKVQEKVWKIGGLYGQALEKIVYWLKKAEEVTETPEQKSVISKLTAFYETGDLKTFDEYSILWVKDLNSRIDFVNGFTESYGDPLGMKASWESLVNFKDLDATRRTELISNNAQWFEDHSPVEKQFKKETVKGVSAKVITAAILAGDLYPATAIGINLPNANWIRSRHGSKSVTIGNITDAYNKAAHGNGFNEEFVYGKTELQLIDKYADLTGELHTDLHECLGHGSGKLLPGVDPDALKAYGSTIEEARADLFGLYYVADSKLMELGLTPNAEAYKAEYYTYLMNGLMTQLVRIEPGNNVEEAHMRNRQLIARWVYEKGAADKVVEMVKKDGKTYIIINDYEKLRTLFGQLLAEVQRIKSTGDFAAARNLVETYAVKVDPVLHAEVLDRYKKLNLAPYKGFVNPKYETVTDANGNITDVTVTYDEGYAEQMLRYSRDYSTLPSVNN; encoded by the coding sequence ATGAAGGAACCAATCATCACCCTGGTTACCGCCCTCTCTTTGCTGACTGCTTGTGGCGGAACTCCAAAAACAACTGCCGAGGCAGAAAATTTTGACTATACAGTGGAACAATTTGCAGACTTACAGATTTTACGCTATCGCGTACCGGGATTCGAGGGTCTGTCCCTCAATCAAAAGAAATTAGTTTATTACCTGACAGAGGCCGCCTTGCAGGGAAGGGATATACTTTTCGACCAGAACGGAAAATACAACCTGCGCATACGCAGAATGTTAGAGGCCGTATATACCGGCTATAAAGGAGATAAGAACACATCCGACTTCAAAGCGATGGAACAGTATCTCAAACGAGTATGGTTCTCCAATGGAATCCATCATCACTATGGCTGCGAGAAGTTTGTGCCGGGCTTTACCTCCGACTTCTTCAAACAAGCCCTACTAAGCGTGGATGCTTCCACATTGCCACTTGCGGAAGGACAGAGCGTAGAACAACTGTGCGAAGAAGTTTTTCCTGTTATTTTCGATCCTCATATCATGCAGAAACGAGTAAATCAAGCAGCAGATGAAGATTTAGTGCTAACCTCCGCCTGTAACTATTATGAAGGGGTAACACAGCAAGAAGCCGAAGATTTCTATAACGCATTGAAAAATCCCAAAGATGAAACTCCGGTCTCCTATGGTTTAAACAGCCGTCTGGTGAAGATTGACGGCAAGGTGCAAGAAAAAGTATGGAAAATAGGCGGGTTATATGGGCAAGCACTTGAAAAGATAGTATATTGGCTGAAGAAAGCGGAAGAAGTGACCGAAACACCCGAGCAAAAGAGTGTGATAAGCAAACTGACGGCATTCTATGAAACAGGTGATTTAAAGACATTTGACGAGTATTCCATCCTGTGGGTGAAAGATTTGAACTCGCGCATCGACTTTGTGAATGGTTTCACAGAGAGTTACGGCGACCCGCTTGGCATGAAAGCAAGCTGGGAATCGCTGGTCAACTTTAAGGACCTTGACGCCACCCGCCGTACCGAGTTGATCAGTAACAATGCACAATGGTTCGAAGATCACTCTCCGGTAGAAAAACAGTTCAAAAAAGAGACAGTGAAAGGTGTATCGGCCAAAGTCATCACAGCGGCTATTTTGGCGGGAGACTTATATCCGGCAACAGCAATCGGCATCAACCTGCCTAATGCAAACTGGATACGCAGCCGCCACGGTTCCAAATCAGTCACCATTGGCAATATCACCGATGCTTACAACAAGGCTGCGCACGGCAATGGTTTCAATGAAGAATTTGTATATGGCAAGACCGAACTGCAATTGATTGATAAATATGCCGACCTGACAGGCGAACTTCATACCGACTTGCACGAATGCTTGGGGCATGGTTCGGGCAAACTGCTGCCGGGCGTAGACCCAGATGCGCTGAAAGCTTACGGCTCTACCATCGAGGAAGCCCGAGCCGACTTGTTTGGTCTTTATTACGTAGCCGACTCTAAATTGATGGAATTAGGATTGACGCCCAATGCCGAAGCCTATAAAGCCGAGTATTATACCTACCTGATGAATGGGTTGATGACTCAGCTTGTCCGGATTGAACCGGGCAACAATGTAGAAGAAGCCCACATGCGCAACCGCCAGCTTATTGCCCGTTGGGTCTATGAGAAAGGTGCTGCCGACAAGGTGGTGGAGATGGTAAAAAAAGACGGAAAGACCTACATCATAATAAACGACTATGAAAAACTTCGCACCTTGTTCGGCCAATTACTGGCCGAAGTGCAACGCATCAAATCTACCGGAGATTTTGCCGCCGCCCGCAATTTAGTGGAAACGTATGCCGTGAAAGTAGATCCTGTATTACACGCCGAAGTGCTGGATCGCTATAAGAAATTGAATCTTGCTCCATATAAAGGCTTTGTCAATCCCAAATATGAGACCGTGACAGATGCTAACGGTAATATCACCGATGTGACAGTGACTTATGATGAAGGTTATGCTGAACAGATGCTACGCTATAGCAGAGATTATTCCACATTGCCATCCGTCAATAACTAA
- a CDS encoding DNA alkylation repair protein, whose product METKEQLKEIKTLLRLSMNGAVSQSMREKGLVYKLNFGVELPRIKGIAAKFEKSHALAQALWKEEIRECKILAGLLQPIDSFLPEIADIWVEDIRNIEIAELTCMNLFQHLPYAPAKSFHWIADDREYIQICGFLTIARLLNKKGDMNERVENEFLDQAITAFLSGTYHTRNAAMTAIRCYMQHGEENTFRVCRQVEKMEDSAHESEQLLYRWVKEYIETSF is encoded by the coding sequence ATGGAAACCAAAGAACAACTCAAAGAAATAAAGACGCTGCTCCGCCTCTCAATGAACGGCGCAGTGTCTCAAAGCATGCGCGAGAAAGGACTGGTGTATAAGCTGAACTTCGGCGTAGAGCTACCCCGCATAAAGGGCATTGCCGCAAAATTCGAAAAGAGCCATGCCTTGGCACAAGCCTTATGGAAAGAAGAGATTCGAGAATGTAAAATCCTCGCCGGACTTCTGCAACCGATTGATAGTTTTCTGCCGGAAATAGCCGATATTTGGGTAGAAGATATCCGCAATATCGAAATAGCAGAACTCACCTGCATGAATTTATTCCAGCATCTGCCCTATGCCCCTGCCAAATCTTTCCATTGGATTGCCGATGACAGAGAATACATACAGATTTGCGGTTTTCTGACCATAGCCCGCTTGTTGAATAAGAAAGGCGACATGAACGAACGGGTTGAGAATGAGTTTCTCGACCAAGCAATCACTGCATTCCTATCAGGCACTTACCACACTCGCAACGCTGCAATGACAGCCATCCGTTGTTACATGCAGCATGGCGAAGAGAACACTTTCCGGGTTTGCCGCCAAGTGGAAAAGATGGAGGATTCCGCACATGAATCGGAACAGCTGCTATACAGATGGGTAAAAGAGTATATAGAAACGTCTTTCTGA
- a CDS encoding Fur family transcriptional regulator, producing the protein MENQNVKDTVKEIFTEYLNANGHRKTPERYAILDTIYSIDSHFDIDTLYSLMANQGNFRVSRATLYNTIILLINAHLVIKHQFGNSSQYEKCYNRDTHHHQICTQCSKVTEFQNEELQHAIENTKLSHFNLTHYSLYLYGLCSKCDRANKRKKKNNHHKKEK; encoded by the coding sequence ATGGAAAATCAGAACGTGAAGGATACAGTTAAGGAGATATTCACTGAATACTTGAATGCGAACGGGCATCGAAAGACTCCCGAACGTTATGCAATACTTGACACCATTTACTCCATCGACAGCCATTTCGATATTGACACGCTCTACTCACTAATGGCTAATCAAGGTAATTTCCGCGTCAGTAGAGCAACGCTTTACAATACCATTATCTTACTGATAAATGCCCATTTGGTCATCAAGCACCAATTCGGCAATTCTTCCCAATACGAAAAATGTTACAACCGTGACACCCATCATCATCAGATTTGCACACAGTGCAGCAAAGTGACAGAATTTCAAAATGAAGAATTGCAGCATGCCATCGAGAATACCAAATTGAGCCATTTCAACCTTACGCACTATTCTTTATATCTGTATGGATTGTGCAGCAAGTGTGATCGCGCCAATAAACGGAAGAAAAAGAATAATCATCATAAGAAAGAAAAATGA
- a CDS encoding adenylosuccinate synthase: MKVDVLLGLQWGDEGKGKVVDVLTPRYDAVARFQGGPNAGHTLEFEGQKYVLRSIPSGIFQGDKVNIIGNGVVLDPALFKAEAEALETSGHNLKERLHISKKAHLILPTHRILDAAYEAAKGDSKVGTTGKGIGPTYTDKVSRNGIRVGDILHDFKKKYADAKARHEQILKSLNYEYDLTELEQSWLEGIEYLKQFRLVDSEHEMNHLLTSGKSILCEGAQGTMLDIDFGSYPFVTSSNTVCAGACTGLGIAPNKIGEVYGIFKAYCTRVGSGPFPTELFDKTGDQICTLGHEFGSVTGRKRRCGWIDLVALRYAIMIDGVTQLIMMKSDVLDSFETIKACVAYKMNGEEIDYFPFDIQGEVEPIYVELPGWQTDMTKMQSEDEFPEEFNAYLAFLEEQLEVPIKFVSVGPDREQTIERYTEE, translated from the coding sequence ATGAAAGTAGACGTACTATTAGGATTACAATGGGGCGACGAAGGAAAAGGCAAAGTCGTTGATGTGTTAACTCCGAGATACGATGCCGTAGCTCGTTTTCAGGGTGGGCCGAACGCAGGGCACACACTCGAATTTGAAGGACAGAAGTATGTACTCCGTTCCATCCCGTCGGGTATATTTCAAGGCGACAAAGTAAACATCATCGGTAATGGGGTGGTGCTGGATCCGGCTCTCTTCAAAGCAGAAGCAGAAGCGTTGGAGACATCCGGTCATAACTTGAAAGAACGCTTGCACATTTCCAAAAAAGCACACCTCATCCTGCCTACCCACCGTATATTAGACGCAGCATACGAAGCAGCCAAGGGTGACTCGAAAGTAGGAACCACCGGCAAGGGTATCGGCCCGACCTATACGGATAAAGTGAGCCGTAATGGTATACGAGTAGGTGATATCCTGCACGATTTTAAAAAGAAGTATGCCGATGCCAAAGCACGACATGAACAGATTCTGAAGAGCTTAAACTACGAATACGACCTTACGGAATTGGAGCAATCGTGGCTTGAAGGCATAGAATATCTCAAACAATTCCGGCTGGTGGATAGCGAGCATGAGATGAATCATCTGCTGACTTCGGGCAAGTCGATATTATGCGAAGGAGCACAAGGAACGATGTTGGACATTGATTTTGGCTCTTACCCGTTTGTTACGTCTTCCAATACGGTTTGTGCCGGAGCTTGTACCGGTCTTGGCATAGCTCCCAATAAAATTGGCGAGGTATACGGCATTTTCAAGGCTTATTGCACACGTGTCGGTTCCGGGCCGTTCCCTACAGAATTATTTGATAAGACAGGTGACCAGATCTGCACACTGGGGCATGAATTCGGTTCGGTAACAGGGCGTAAACGCCGTTGCGGCTGGATTGATTTGGTGGCATTGAGATACGCCATTATGATAGACGGTGTGACCCAATTGATCATGATGAAAAGTGATGTACTCGATTCGTTTGAAACCATCAAAGCATGTGTGGCTTATAAAATGAACGGTGAGGAAATAGACTATTTCCCATTTGACATTCAAGGAGAGGTGGAACCTATTTATGTTGAATTACCCGGTTGGCAAACCGATATGACCAAGATGCAAAGCGAAGATGAATTTCCGGAAGAGTTCAACGCATACCTGGCCTTCTTGGAAGAGCAATTGGAAGTTCCTATCAAATTCGTATCAGTAGGGCCCGACCGCGAACAGACCATCGAGCGTTACACAGAAGAATAA
- a CDS encoding alpha-L-fucosidase, protein MKTHFLSFLLLILFPASIKPQTYQPTKENLESRQEFRDSKFGIFLHWGLYAMLATGEWTMTNKNLNYKEYAKLAGGFYPSKFDATQWVSAIKASGAKYICFTTRHHEGFSMFHTRYSDYNIVDGTPFKRDILKELADECHKQGIRLHLYYSHIDWFREDAPWGRTGRGTGRPNAAGNWNSYYNFMNNQLTELLTGYGKIGAIWFDGWWDQDRNPDFDWQLPEQYAMIHRLQPACLIGNNHHQTPFTGEDIQIFERDLPGENRAGLSGQDISSLPLETCETMNGMWGYKITDQDYKSVRTLIHYLVKAAGKDANLLMNIGPQPDGELPAIALERLAEVGKWMKQYGETIYGTRGGCIAPRPWGVTTQKGDKLFVHILDLQDKVLFLPLEGKKVKKAVRFADKAPLKFQKCEKGVMLYLSDIPTDIDTIVELQLGKGALR, encoded by the coding sequence ATGAAAACTCATTTTTTATCGTTTTTATTATTGATTCTGTTTCCGGCTTCCATAAAACCGCAAACTTATCAACCCACGAAGGAGAACTTAGAGTCTCGCCAAGAATTCCGCGACAGCAAATTCGGCATTTTTCTTCATTGGGGGCTTTATGCTATGCTGGCTACCGGCGAATGGACCATGACCAACAAGAATTTGAATTATAAAGAATATGCCAAATTGGCGGGTGGCTTTTACCCTTCTAAGTTTGACGCAACTCAATGGGTATCCGCCATCAAGGCTTCCGGGGCAAAGTATATCTGTTTTACGACTCGTCATCACGAAGGCTTCTCTATGTTCCACACCCGCTACTCCGATTACAATATTGTAGACGGCACTCCCTTCAAACGCGATATCCTGAAAGAACTGGCAGACGAGTGCCACAAGCAAGGCATTCGCCTTCATCTGTATTACTCGCACATCGATTGGTTTCGTGAAGATGCCCCGTGGGGACGTACCGGACGCGGTACCGGACGCCCCAACGCGGCAGGAAACTGGAATAGTTACTACAACTTCATGAATAACCAGTTGACCGAACTGCTGACCGGCTACGGTAAGATTGGTGCCATTTGGTTCGATGGCTGGTGGGATCAAGACCGGAATCCTGATTTTGATTGGCAACTGCCGGAACAGTATGCAATGATACACCGCCTGCAGCCGGCTTGCCTCATTGGCAACAATCATCATCAGACGCCTTTTACCGGAGAAGACATCCAGATATTTGAACGAGATCTGCCGGGTGAGAATCGTGCCGGATTATCGGGGCAAGACATAAGTTCCCTTCCTTTGGAGACGTGCGAAACCATGAATGGCATGTGGGGATATAAGATTACAGATCAAGACTATAAGTCGGTAAGAACATTGATCCATTATCTGGTAAAAGCGGCAGGCAAAGACGCCAACTTGCTGATGAATATAGGGCCTCAACCCGACGGAGAACTTCCGGCTATAGCATTGGAACGTTTGGCAGAAGTAGGAAAATGGATGAAACAGTATGGAGAAACCATTTATGGCACCCGCGGAGGTTGTATCGCTCCACGACCTTGGGGCGTAACTACGCAGAAAGGAGATAAATTGTTTGTGCACATCCTTGACTTACAAGACAAAGTCCTATTCTTGCCATTAGAAGGGAAAAAAGTTAAGAAAGCCGTCCGCTTTGCCGATAAAGCTCCCCTGAAATTTCAAAAATGCGAAAAAGGTGTGATGCTATACTTATCTGACATCCCAACAGATATTGATACGATTGTAGAATTACAGCTCGGCAAGGGGGCGTTGAGGTAG